The Verrucomicrobiota bacterium genome has a window encoding:
- a CDS encoding DUF1501 domain-containing protein gives MILLVLLAFTGLRVSAAAPDSAGIEFFEKKIRPVLAEHCYECHSHQTKKLKADLYLDNREGLLQGGESGVAVVLGDPDKSRLIEAIRYSNPDLQMPPKKKLPATAIADLVEWIKMGAPWPVEAKPKLAEANKDDGETERRRREHWAWQPIRDFKPPAVKKVDWPRGPIDQFILAKLEEKGLNGGPSQVDTFDPKPALARYEGQTPEAIQTKTGRRKRGGLMSSPFKWSKYGQSGIEVTELYPEVAGCIDDLCVIRSMHTDNPNHEPALLMMNSGNQQPIRPSLGSWITYGLGTDNQNLPGFVALCPGKPVVGPQLWGNSFLPGIFQGTHINNKEVDPKKIIRNLENRYLSQSAQREQLDLLQQMNQLHLEKREQDPQLESRISALELAFRMQFEAQDAFDIGKESEATRKMYGEGEFANACLIARRLAERGVRITQIYYGNAQPWDDHADINNHRDHARKSDKPIAALLKDLKSRGLLQDTLVIWGGEFGRTPYAEGAKGRDHHSIGFTMWLAGGGIKGGMVYGATDEFGYQAIENRVHVHDLHATILHLMGLDHTRLTYRYSGRDFRLTDVHGEVVKGILA, from the coding sequence ATGATTCTTCTGGTGCTGCTGGCGTTCACGGGGCTGAGGGTTTCAGCCGCGGCACCGGACTCCGCCGGCATCGAATTCTTCGAGAAAAAAATCCGACCCGTGCTCGCCGAGCATTGCTACGAGTGCCATTCGCATCAGACCAAGAAATTAAAGGCCGACCTCTATCTCGACAACCGCGAAGGGTTGCTCCAGGGCGGCGAAAGCGGCGTGGCCGTCGTGCTCGGCGATCCGGATAAAAGCCGGCTGATCGAAGCGATTCGCTACTCGAACCCCGATCTGCAGATGCCGCCCAAAAAGAAACTTCCCGCTACGGCGATCGCTGACCTCGTGGAGTGGATCAAAATGGGCGCGCCCTGGCCGGTGGAGGCAAAGCCGAAGCTCGCTGAAGCCAACAAGGACGATGGTGAAACAGAGAGACGGCGGCGCGAACATTGGGCCTGGCAGCCGATTCGAGATTTCAAACCGCCCGCCGTGAAAAAAGTGGACTGGCCGCGCGGCCCGATCGATCAATTCATTCTCGCGAAGCTCGAAGAAAAAGGTTTGAACGGCGGCCCGTCGCAAGTCGATACGTTCGATCCGAAGCCCGCGCTGGCCCGCTACGAAGGTCAAACGCCGGAAGCCATTCAAACAAAAACCGGCCGGCGCAAACGCGGCGGCCTGATGTCTTCGCCGTTCAAGTGGAGCAAGTACGGCCAAAGCGGCATCGAGGTCACGGAATTGTATCCGGAAGTGGCCGGTTGCATCGACGACCTCTGCGTGATCCGTTCGATGCACACGGACAATCCGAATCACGAGCCGGCGTTGTTGATGATGAATTCGGGGAATCAGCAGCCCATCCGGCCTTCGCTCGGCTCCTGGATCACCTACGGATTGGGAACGGACAATCAGAATTTGCCGGGATTTGTCGCGCTTTGCCCAGGCAAACCCGTGGTCGGCCCGCAACTCTGGGGCAACAGTTTTCTCCCTGGCATTTTCCAGGGAACGCACATCAACAACAAAGAAGTCGATCCCAAGAAAATCATCCGCAATCTGGAGAATCGTTATCTCTCGCAATCGGCGCAGCGCGAGCAGCTCGATCTGTTGCAGCAGATGAACCAGCTTCACCTGGAAAAGCGGGAACAAGACCCGCAGTTGGAGTCGCGCATCTCCGCGCTGGAACTGGCTTTCCGAATGCAGTTTGAAGCGCAAGACGCTTTCGATATCGGCAAGGAATCCGAAGCCACGCGCAAGATGTACGGCGAAGGCGAGTTCGCCAACGCGTGCTTAATCGCGCGCAGGCTCGCCGAACGCGGCGTGCGCATCACCCAGATTTACTACGGCAACGCCCAACCCTGGGACGATCACGCGGACATCAACAACCACCGCGATCATGCTCGCAAGAGCGACAAACCGATCGCCGCGTTATTGAAGGATTTGAAGTCGCGCGGATTGCTTCAGGACACGCTCGTGATCTGGGGCGGCGAGTTCGGGCGCACGCCTTACGCGGAGGGCGCCAAAGGCCGCGATCATCACAGCATCGGCTTCACCATGTGGCTGGCGGGCGGCGGCATCAAAGGCGGGATGGTGTACGGCGCGACCGACGAGTTCGGCTACCAGGCCATCGAGAACCGCGTCCATGTCCACGACCTGCACGCGACCATCCTGCACTTGATGGGACTCGACCACACGCGGTTGACCTACCGATACAGCGGCCGCGATTTCCGCCTGACGGACGTGCACGGCGAAGTGGTGAAGGGGATTCTGGCGTAG
- a CDS encoding glycosyltransferase, translating into MRILIATVTAGAGHLQAAAALEEAWRHARPNDELKRVDLLDYVPKLQKKVYVEGYVKLIEHAPELWGMIFKTTDNPKLVRNITRLRRAFAKHTNRRFFKYVKTFGPDIVLCTHYLPVEIMGHLRSEQAPRHAFTVCVVTDFEAHALWMDQAVDLYCVAADETKASLVARGVGPAHIEVTGIPIAAKFAGHPNARAVRRQYGLRNDLPVLLVLGGGFGMGPVAQILAALDSAEQTLQVLVVTGRNESLRRELACQNFKHPTNILGFVANMHELMTVADLAITKPGGLTSSEAMAMGCPMFILNPIPGQESANSDFLLERGAAVKINRVEDLPHRVEQLIRSPKLKEMGRAAKGLGRPHAARDICAEVLKRAGKMDKA; encoded by the coding sequence ATGCGCATCTTAATCGCCACCGTCACCGCCGGCGCCGGGCATTTGCAGGCCGCCGCCGCGCTGGAAGAAGCCTGGCGGCACGCGCGTCCCAACGACGAATTGAAACGCGTCGATTTGTTGGACTACGTCCCGAAGCTCCAGAAGAAAGTCTATGTCGAAGGCTACGTGAAGCTCATCGAACACGCGCCGGAGCTCTGGGGGATGATCTTCAAAACGACGGACAACCCCAAGCTGGTCCGGAACATCACACGCCTCCGACGCGCCTTCGCCAAACATACCAACCGGCGGTTTTTCAAATACGTCAAAACCTTCGGCCCGGACATTGTGTTGTGCACGCATTACCTGCCGGTCGAGATCATGGGTCACTTGAGGTCCGAGCAAGCGCCGCGGCATGCGTTCACGGTTTGTGTCGTCACCGATTTCGAGGCGCACGCGCTCTGGATGGATCAAGCGGTGGACCTCTACTGCGTCGCGGCGGACGAGACCAAAGCCAGCCTGGTGGCGCGCGGAGTGGGTCCGGCACACATCGAGGTCACGGGGATTCCCATCGCGGCGAAATTTGCCGGGCACCCCAACGCGCGCGCTGTGCGCCGGCAGTACGGATTGCGGAACGACTTGCCGGTCTTACTGGTTCTGGGCGGCGGTTTTGGGATGGGACCGGTGGCGCAAATCCTGGCGGCGCTCGATTCTGCCGAGCAGACCCTGCAAGTGCTCGTCGTCACGGGGCGGAACGAATCGTTGCGCCGGGAACTGGCCTGCCAGAACTTCAAGCACCCGACCAACATCCTCGGATTCGTGGCCAACATGCACGAATTGATGACCGTCGCGGATCTGGCAATCACGAAACCGGGCGGATTGACCAGCTCGGAAGCCATGGCGATGGGCTGTCCGATGTTTATCTTGAATCCAATCCCGGGCCAGGAATCGGCGAACAGCGACTTCCTGCTTGAACGCGGCGCTGCGGTGAAAATCAATCGCGTTGAAGATTTGCCCCATCGAGTCGAGCAATTGATCCGCTCCCCGAAGCTGAAGGAAATGGGGCGAGCGGCGAAGGGACTGGGACGACCACACGCGGCGCGAGACATTTGCGCGGAGGTTCTGAAGCGAGCGGGGAAGATGGACAAAGCGTAG
- a CDS encoding MFS transporter, which produces MNNPVRVKLFIMMVLEFFIWGAWFPLVFGYLPSLGFNPGEQSWILNTFPIAAIVGMFFSNQFADRHFAAERFLAFSHLVGGLAMIGLAFTREFWPFFGLMLVHCLLYVPTISITNSIAFANMKDAQKEFGIVRMGGTIGWILAAWPFTFILVDWDKVNAANPEGFVNWLGTVLGSGLTGQALQNGTRWTFVVAGIASLALAGFSLVLPHTPPKKVEGGEDRFAWLEAGKLLRHPFVLVLWVVTFIDAFVHNTYFNWTGTFLGAKTEAGGVGIAGNWIMPVMSVGQIAEILTMAILGATLKRLGWRTTMVLGILGHAARFGVYAFCSQQKELIILVQILHGICYAFFFATVYIFVDEHFPKDARASAQGLFNVMILGIGSLAANSVCPYLLQTVFTKDSVTDFRGLFLVPMGFALFAAFLLFAFFHPPRKGEAQLDGAPAPAH; this is translated from the coding sequence ATGAACAACCCCGTCCGCGTCAAACTTTTCATCATGATGGTCCTGGAGTTCTTCATCTGGGGCGCCTGGTTTCCGCTGGTTTTCGGATACCTTCCGAGCCTCGGATTCAATCCAGGGGAGCAGTCGTGGATTCTGAACACGTTTCCCATCGCGGCCATCGTAGGGATGTTTTTCAGCAATCAATTCGCGGACCGGCATTTCGCGGCGGAAAGGTTCCTGGCGTTCAGCCACCTCGTCGGCGGGCTGGCGATGATCGGACTGGCCTTCACGCGGGAGTTCTGGCCGTTCTTCGGTTTGATGCTCGTCCATTGCTTGCTCTACGTCCCGACGATCTCGATCACGAACTCGATCGCGTTTGCGAACATGAAAGACGCGCAGAAAGAATTCGGCATCGTTCGCATGGGCGGCACGATTGGCTGGATTCTCGCCGCGTGGCCGTTCACGTTCATTCTGGTGGACTGGGACAAAGTCAATGCGGCCAATCCGGAAGGCTTCGTCAATTGGTTGGGCACCGTGCTGGGATCGGGCCTCACGGGCCAGGCGCTGCAGAACGGCACGCGCTGGACGTTTGTCGTCGCGGGCATCGCTTCGCTGGCGCTGGCCGGATTCAGCCTCGTGCTGCCGCACACGCCGCCCAAGAAAGTCGAAGGAGGCGAAGATCGGTTCGCGTGGCTGGAAGCCGGGAAACTGTTGCGCCATCCCTTCGTGCTGGTGTTGTGGGTGGTGACGTTTATCGACGCGTTCGTGCACAACACTTATTTCAATTGGACCGGAACGTTTCTCGGCGCCAAAACCGAGGCCGGTGGAGTGGGCATCGCCGGGAACTGGATCATGCCCGTGATGAGCGTCGGGCAAATCGCGGAGATCCTGACCATGGCCATTCTGGGCGCCACACTCAAGCGGTTGGGCTGGCGGACGACCATGGTGCTCGGCATTCTCGGTCATGCCGCGCGGTTCGGGGTTTATGCGTTCTGTTCGCAGCAGAAGGAATTGATCATCCTCGTCCAGATACTGCACGGCATCTGCTACGCGTTTTTCTTCGCCACGGTCTATATCTTCGTGGATGAACATTTCCCGAAGGACGCCCGCGCCAGCGCCCAGGGGCTGTTCAACGTGATGATTTTGGGCATCGGCTCGCTCGCCGCCAATTCGGTCTGTCCGTACCTCCTGCAAACGGTTTTCACCAAAGACAGCGTGACGGATTTCCGGGGGCTGTTCCTTGTGCCGATGGGTTTCGCGTTGTTCGCGGCGTTTCTGCTCTTCGCGTTTTTCCACCCGCCCCGAAAAGGCGAGGCCCAGTTGGACGGAGCGCCCGCTCCCGCGCATTGA
- a CDS encoding cyclic nucleotide-binding domain-containing protein codes for MAALETSRLFGGLTESELRVLKEAVRTPSFAPGKVIFTEGDIGDGLYVVRSGSVLISAFVNEAERRPLSHVGEGDFFGEMAVVDNEPRSATATAEVETEVYFIPREVVLQMLERSPKLAVNLMREFSLHRREFNRQYIREVLESERLTLVGRFARAIVHDFKNPLNVVGIAADLAAMDNASLEVRQMARNRIRGQIDRLTAMINELLEFTRGSESLSVLVKTNYREFVLRLLEEIRTEMSGTPISIEYDQDPPAVPLLVDPVRLNHLFINLINNATDAMPDGGKIKFRFAVTEKEVVTEIADTGHGIAPEIFPRLFQAFATYGKSQGTGLGLSICKRIIQDHRGRIEARNDQGSGAVFSFTLPLQ; via the coding sequence ATGGCAGCGCTGGAAACAAGTCGGCTGTTCGGAGGACTTACCGAATCCGAACTGCGCGTTCTCAAGGAAGCCGTGCGCACGCCCTCGTTTGCGCCCGGCAAAGTGATCTTCACGGAGGGCGACATCGGCGACGGCCTTTACGTCGTGAGATCGGGCAGCGTCCTGATTTCCGCTTTCGTCAATGAAGCCGAGCGGCGCCCTCTTTCGCACGTCGGTGAAGGTGATTTTTTTGGCGAAATGGCAGTCGTCGATAACGAGCCGCGCTCGGCGACGGCCACGGCCGAGGTGGAGACCGAAGTCTATTTCATCCCGCGCGAGGTCGTGCTGCAAATGCTCGAACGCTCGCCCAAGCTGGCGGTGAATTTGATGCGGGAATTCAGCCTTCACCGGCGCGAGTTCAACCGGCAATACATCCGCGAAGTGCTGGAATCCGAGCGCCTGACCCTGGTCGGCCGCTTTGCCCGCGCCATCGTCCATGACTTCAAGAATCCCCTCAACGTCGTGGGCATCGCCGCGGATCTGGCGGCGATGGACAACGCGTCCCTGGAGGTGCGGCAAATGGCGCGGAACCGAATCCGGGGTCAGATCGATCGCCTGACCGCCATGATCAACGAGTTGCTCGAATTCACGCGCGGCTCCGAGAGTTTGTCCGTGTTGGTCAAGACGAACTACCGCGAGTTCGTCCTGAGGCTCCTGGAGGAGATTCGCACCGAGATGAGCGGCACGCCGATTTCGATTGAGTACGACCAGGATCCGCCCGCGGTGCCGCTGCTGGTCGATCCCGTTCGCTTGAATCATCTTTTCATCAACCTGATCAACAACGCCACCGACGCCATGCCCGACGGCGGCAAGATCAAGTTTCGGTTCGCCGTGACGGAGAAGGAAGTCGTGACCGAGATTGCCGACACCGGGCACGGCATCGCGCCAGAAATCTTTCCCCGCCTGTTCCAGGCGTTCGCGACCTACGGCAAGAGCCAGGGCACTGGCCTGGGCCTTTCAATCTGCAAGCGAATCATTCAAGATCACCGCGGCCGGATCGAGGCGAGGAACGATCAGGGCAGCGGCGCGGTTTTTTCATTCACTTTGCCGCTTCAATAG
- the mutL gene encoding DNA mismatch repair endonuclease MutL, whose product MNRIRLLPDQVANQIAAGEVVERPASVVKELVENALDAQAGQIHVEIQAGGRSLIRVTDDGLGMSRDDALLSLERHATSKIRAATDLASIRTLGFRGEALPSIASVSRMSLTTRERDAEAPEGTQITIHGGKILEVRAAGCAPGTSVEVRQLFFNLPARRKFLRSEETERSHIQHYVTLAAAAYPEVGFTFTQEGRMIWQLPAVKSERQAGGGLGALRERLRALSGGETKWVAVDHSAQLEPPANAPDEFTDEAAGRFWVWGFIGEPGVSRATREEQFVFVNRRPVENRGLNFALLEGYHTTLMKGRYPVCCLFLEIDPGAVDVNIHPAKREVKFHQEHAVRREVTQAVREALLNFHARPRPQVPSSGPQTTPVKPVPAVPDLPAHPPSRVESKPATREFEAIAPPPQTRQALPAEPRPQTARTNPTNQTPSISAAASEKATATTAPAEILPPRAVPEAVPLLNVPLRMVGVIRKLYVVLESDRGLVLLDQHAAHERVLFEQMLHRLEQGQAPSQRLLLPETVELSPRDAQFLREQLATLNRLGVGLSEFGERTFLLDALPPFVKASDARRFVLDLADELKATGQTVNTLRLGEHTIAKTVCRHAVKANDTLSGRELENLVNDLKQCQMPYTCPHGRPTLIEMSYRELERKFGRVQ is encoded by the coding sequence ATGAACCGCATCCGACTTCTCCCGGACCAGGTGGCGAATCAAATCGCCGCCGGTGAAGTCGTGGAGCGTCCCGCCAGCGTGGTCAAGGAACTGGTCGAAAACGCGCTCGACGCTCAGGCCGGCCAGATCCACGTGGAGATTCAGGCCGGCGGCCGCAGCTTGATCCGCGTCACGGACGATGGCCTGGGCATGAGCCGCGACGACGCGCTGCTCTCTCTGGAACGCCACGCCACCAGTAAAATCCGCGCAGCCACGGACCTGGCTTCCATCCGCACCCTGGGCTTTCGCGGCGAAGCCTTGCCCAGCATCGCCAGCGTGAGCCGGATGAGTTTGACCACGCGAGAACGGGATGCCGAGGCGCCGGAAGGGACCCAGATCACGATTCATGGCGGAAAGATTCTTGAAGTCCGGGCCGCGGGTTGCGCACCGGGCACGAGCGTGGAAGTGCGGCAATTGTTTTTCAATTTGCCCGCCCGCCGAAAATTCCTGCGCAGCGAAGAAACGGAACGGTCCCACATCCAGCATTACGTCACGCTGGCGGCCGCGGCTTATCCCGAAGTGGGGTTCACGTTCACGCAGGAAGGCCGGATGATCTGGCAGTTGCCCGCCGTGAAGTCGGAGCGCCAGGCCGGCGGCGGTCTGGGCGCGTTGCGCGAACGGTTGCGCGCGCTTTCCGGCGGCGAGACGAAATGGGTGGCGGTCGATCACTCCGCGCAACTGGAGCCGCCGGCAAACGCCCCGGATGAATTCACAGACGAAGCCGCGGGACGGTTTTGGGTCTGGGGATTCATTGGCGAGCCGGGCGTTTCGCGCGCCACCCGCGAAGAGCAATTCGTCTTCGTCAATCGGCGGCCGGTGGAGAATCGCGGGCTGAACTTCGCGTTGCTCGAAGGCTACCACACCACGCTCATGAAAGGCCGTTATCCGGTCTGCTGCCTTTTTCTGGAGATCGATCCTGGGGCGGTCGATGTGAACATCCATCCGGCCAAACGCGAAGTGAAGTTCCACCAGGAACACGCCGTGCGGCGCGAGGTCACGCAAGCGGTCCGCGAAGCGTTGTTGAATTTCCATGCGCGGCCCCGACCGCAAGTTCCTTCGTCAGGCCCGCAAACGACTCCGGTCAAACCAGTGCCTGCCGTGCCTGATCTCCCGGCGCATCCTCCCAGTCGGGTCGAGAGCAAACCCGCGACGCGCGAGTTCGAGGCCATCGCGCCGCCGCCGCAGACTCGCCAGGCACTGCCGGCGGAACCCCGCCCGCAAACCGCGCGGACCAATCCGACGAATCAGACTCCATCGATCTCTGCGGCGGCCTCCGAGAAGGCCACGGCCACGACGGCCCCCGCCGAGATTCTGCCGCCTCGCGCCGTGCCGGAGGCAGTTCCGCTGTTGAACGTGCCGCTTCGCATGGTGGGGGTGATCAGAAAACTCTACGTCGTGCTCGAATCCGACCGCGGTCTGGTGTTGCTCGATCAGCACGCCGCCCACGAGCGCGTTCTGTTCGAGCAAATGCTTCATCGGCTGGAACAAGGCCAGGCTCCCTCGCAGCGGCTCCTGCTCCCGGAGACGGTCGAATTATCTCCGCGCGACGCGCAGTTCTTGCGGGAGCAACTGGCCACGCTCAACCGCCTCGGCGTCGGGTTGAGCGAATTCGGCGAACGCACATTCCTCCTCGATGCTTTGCCGCCGTTCGTGAAAGCGTCGGATGCGCGCCGGTTCGTTCTGGATTTGGCCGATGAACTCAAAGCGACGGGCCAGACGGTGAATACCCTGCGCCTGGGCGAACACACCATCGCGAAAACCGTCTGCCGTCACGCCGTCAAGGCCAACGACACCCTCTCCGGCCGCGAACTGGAAAACCTGGTCAACGATCTGAAGCAATGCCAGATGCCCTACACCTGTCCGCACGGCCGGCCCACGCTCATCGAAATGAGCTACCGCGAGCTGGAGAGGAAGTTTGGGAGGGTGCAGTGA
- a CDS encoding transposase: MSFRGRFPCMARKLRIEYPGAIYHLMNCGDRREAIFHDDRDRELFLATLAEACAKADWQVHAYCLMRNHFHLVVETPQGNLVAGMKWFLGTYTARFNRRHKLFGHLFSGRYKSLVVDAASPGYLRTVCQYVHLNPVRAKLLRAKKPLRAYRWSSYPAYLERPGRRAPWLRVERVLGEMGIPKDSAAGRQQFERVMEERRAQDSADDYGRIRRGWCWGDEAFRKELLAQVEEKRGASHYGAELQESATEKAERLAREGLQKLGWTEADLAARKKGDRAKVKLAVKLRAETTMTLKWIAARLQMGTGASLSNRLSVQKPKSA, encoded by the coding sequence ATGTCCTTTCGGGGCAGATTTCCCTGCATGGCACGCAAGTTACGCATTGAATATCCGGGCGCGATTTATCACCTGATGAACTGCGGCGACCGACGGGAGGCGATCTTCCACGATGACCGGGATCGGGAGTTGTTTCTGGCCACGCTGGCCGAGGCGTGCGCGAAAGCCGATTGGCAGGTCCATGCCTATTGTCTCATGAGGAATCATTTTCATCTGGTGGTGGAGACGCCCCAAGGCAATTTGGTCGCCGGGATGAAGTGGTTTCTGGGCACCTACACGGCGCGGTTCAACCGGCGGCACAAGCTCTTTGGGCACCTGTTCAGCGGGCGCTACAAGTCGCTGGTGGTGGACGCGGCCAGCCCCGGTTACCTGCGGACGGTATGCCAGTACGTGCATCTGAATCCGGTGCGGGCGAAGCTGTTGCGCGCGAAGAAGCCGCTGCGGGCGTACCGGTGGAGCAGTTATCCGGCGTATCTGGAGCGGCCCGGTCGGCGGGCGCCGTGGCTGCGGGTGGAGCGGGTGTTGGGGGAGATGGGGATTCCCAAGGACAGCGCGGCTGGGCGCCAGCAGTTCGAGCGGGTGATGGAAGAGCGGCGTGCGCAGGACAGCGCGGACGACTACGGACGGATTCGGCGGGGCTGGTGCTGGGGCGATGAGGCGTTTCGGAAGGAACTGCTGGCCCAAGTGGAGGAGAAGCGCGGGGCGTCGCATTACGGCGCGGAGTTGCAGGAGAGCGCGACCGAGAAGGCGGAGCGATTGGCGCGGGAGGGGCTGCAAAAGCTGGGCTGGACGGAGGCCGACCTGGCCGCACGCAAAAAAGGCGACCGGGCGAAGGTGAAACTGGCGGTGAAGCTGCGGGCGGAGACGACCATGACGCTGAAGTGGATTGCGGCCCGGTTGCAGATGGGGACGGGGGCGAGCTTGTCGAACCGTTTATCGGTCCAAAAGCCCAAAAGCGCCTAG
- a CDS encoding DUF4340 domain-containing protein codes for MNSKSTWVLLALAAALLGYILIFERHSASSDGNAAETEKVFPDLDPAKVTAIGIGRTNSYLGVERVNHRWQLSNPVYPAQSTGIEEFLELIARLEKHASIPAHTISSQPGGLAAFGLQPPRAKIAVYSGTNRIGFDIGSRTPTSDQMYIQLIGDPRILITDARLLEHVPDSAREWRNPMLVHEERLAFDQLAVTNETSFFWIVRDPTNQLWTLARPVAARANGNAVDYLIQQLRNTRVSQFVTDDPAADLDRYGLQPPRVQMTLAQGTNAVLQLQFGSSPTNNPALIYARRLSHTNVVLVTREFADLLRQSHDSYRDRTLLYFNEPSVSRVEIQSRREAFALQLQTNGAWQIVEPFRAPADAASLREFFTNLARLKIDRFEKDLVPNFSPYGLDPGERRYVLKTAITNALGPTNVVLAQVAFGSNQVDRIYARRGEEPAVYTVSLGDVSRLPQAAFEMRDRRLWNFASSNVVSVTVHQQGRTRKLERNTQRAWFSEAVENEALEELVRRLGELHAVSWRAKGEEQLRLRRFHEFDYQVTLDVNHGGKIEPYTLRFGPRVMEGPLAAVVLEEGQWIIFVFPASLHQDVVRALSFPEAGQP; via the coding sequence ATGAACTCGAAATCGACATGGGTTTTGCTGGCGCTGGCGGCGGCGTTGCTCGGATACATTCTGATTTTCGAACGGCACTCCGCCAGTTCCGATGGAAACGCCGCCGAAACCGAAAAGGTCTTTCCCGATCTCGACCCCGCGAAGGTGACCGCCATCGGCATCGGGCGCACCAATTCCTACCTCGGCGTCGAACGAGTCAACCATCGCTGGCAGTTGTCCAATCCGGTGTATCCTGCGCAATCCACCGGGATCGAGGAATTCCTGGAGTTGATCGCGCGCCTGGAGAAACACGCTTCGATTCCCGCGCACACCATCTCCTCCCAGCCAGGCGGCCTGGCGGCTTTCGGACTGCAGCCGCCCAGGGCGAAGATTGCCGTCTATTCGGGCACGAATCGGATTGGCTTCGACATCGGCTCACGGACGCCGACCTCGGATCAAATGTACATTCAGCTCATTGGCGACCCGCGCATTCTCATCACGGATGCCCGGCTCCTGGAGCACGTCCCGGATTCGGCGCGAGAGTGGCGCAATCCGATGCTCGTGCACGAGGAGCGGCTGGCGTTCGATCAACTCGCGGTGACGAACGAAACCAGCTTTTTCTGGATCGTGCGCGATCCGACCAATCAACTCTGGACGCTCGCTCGTCCGGTGGCGGCGCGCGCCAACGGAAACGCCGTCGATTACCTGATCCAGCAATTGCGCAACACCCGCGTCAGCCAGTTCGTGACGGACGATCCGGCGGCGGACCTGGACCGCTACGGATTGCAGCCGCCGCGAGTGCAAATGACGCTGGCGCAAGGAACCAACGCCGTGCTCCAACTGCAATTCGGCTCCAGCCCCACCAACAATCCCGCCCTGATCTACGCGCGGCGGCTCAGTCACACCAACGTCGTCCTGGTGACGCGAGAGTTCGCGGACTTGCTGCGCCAGTCGCATGACTCTTACCGGGACCGCACGCTGCTTTACTTCAACGAACCCTCGGTCAGCCGCGTCGAGATTCAGTCCCGGCGGGAGGCCTTTGCTCTCCAACTCCAAACCAACGGCGCGTGGCAAATTGTCGAGCCGTTCCGCGCACCCGCCGACGCCGCGTCGTTGCGCGAGTTTTTCACAAACCTGGCGCGGCTCAAAATCGACCGGTTCGAAAAAGATTTGGTGCCGAACTTTTCTCCCTATGGCCTCGATCCGGGGGAACGCCGATACGTTCTGAAAACCGCCATCACCAACGCGCTCGGCCCCACCAACGTCGTCCTGGCGCAAGTGGCTTTCGGGTCGAACCAGGTGGATCGAATTTACGCCCGGCGCGGCGAGGAGCCCGCCGTGTACACGGTCAGTCTGGGCGACGTTTCCCGCTTGCCGCAAGCCGCCTTCGAGATGCGCGACCGCCGCCTCTGGAACTTTGCTTCGAGCAATGTCGTGAGCGTCACGGTTCACCAGCAAGGACGAACGCGCAAACTCGAACGCAACACGCAACGGGCCTGGTTTTCCGAGGCCGTCGAGAACGAGGCGCTGGAAGAACTCGTGCGCCGGTTGGGCGAATTGCACGCGGTCAGTTGGCGGGCCAAAGGCGAAGAGCAATTGCGCCTGCGGAGATTTCACGAATTCGATTACCAGGTCACGCTGGACGTGAACCACGGCGGCAAGATTGAGCCCTACACCCTCAGGTTTGGCCCGCGGGTCATGGAAGGTCCGCTGGCCGCGGTCGTGCTCGAGGAAGGACAGTGGATCATTTTTGTGTTTCCGGCCTCGTTGCATCAGGACGTGGTGCGAGCTCTGAGCTTCCCGGAAGCCGGCCAGCCATGA